From the Marinomonas sp. THO17 genome, one window contains:
- a CDS encoding response regulator, whose amino-acid sequence MTDLTALGIEENNSVQQKLVDIAKKRVLIIEDLGEMRLMLKSLMTSLGYVNIDVEPSGQLAMKRILEKHYDVILSDYNLGGSIDGQQILEASRKNYSQDHSTVFIMITADTAYESVVSVLEYQPDSYLVKPFPPAAFFRRFDRVQNQKKTFDGINESRKSGQHEDMAAQAKDIMEQYPHYTNQCLKIIGESLYARGLYKDAKSHYMLVVKNHKNLAWAHFGIAQCEMQLGAVGAAIQKLEETINLSRHFLSAYDLLADAQEDQGDLIEAQQTIKRVLEVSPRSNDRCLRLAELSAQVNDWETAEHAYSRIIRLTRDTINEKVEYYYEYLKCLTNLMKESGDSAKLADKFKRSLVRLRSFGKANPAAISNSFRIEIQQYLARDHLGEAIKSWQHWNRLIESGQASPLSEAQEHTLKKRLGLL is encoded by the coding sequence TTGACAGATTTAACCGCATTAGGCATTGAAGAAAACAACAGCGTTCAGCAAAAGCTAGTAGATATTGCGAAAAAACGTGTACTTATTATTGAAGACTTAGGTGAAATGCGCCTTATGTTGAAATCCCTAATGACGTCATTAGGTTATGTAAATATAGACGTAGAACCTTCCGGCCAACTGGCCATGAAACGTATTCTTGAAAAACACTATGATGTGATTTTGTCCGACTACAACCTAGGCGGCAGCATTGATGGTCAACAAATCCTCGAAGCATCTCGTAAAAATTACTCTCAAGACCACTCTACCGTCTTCATCATGATCACGGCTGATACCGCATATGAAAGTGTGGTCAGTGTATTGGAATATCAGCCAGACAGTTATTTAGTAAAACCTTTTCCTCCCGCCGCCTTTTTCCGCCGTTTTGATCGAGTGCAAAATCAGAAAAAAACCTTCGATGGCATTAATGAATCTCGCAAAAGTGGGCAACATGAAGACATGGCGGCACAAGCCAAAGACATCATGGAGCAATACCCGCATTACACGAATCAATGCTTAAAAATCATTGGTGAATCCTTGTATGCTCGAGGCCTCTATAAAGACGCTAAGAGTCACTATATGCTGGTGGTGAAGAATCACAAGAATCTTGCTTGGGCGCATTTCGGCATTGCCCAATGTGAAATGCAATTGGGTGCTGTAGGCGCCGCTATTCAAAAGTTAGAAGAAACCATCAATCTAAGCCGCCACTTTTTATCTGCTTATGACTTGCTGGCAGATGCACAAGAAGATCAAGGGGATCTTATCGAAGCGCAACAAACCATTAAGCGCGTTTTAGAAGTATCACCCCGTTCGAATGATCGTTGTCTGCGCTTGGCTGAGTTGAGTGCACAAGTTAATGATTGGGAAACGGCGGAACACGCCTATTCGCGTATTATTCGACTGACTCGAGATACCATTAATGAAAAAGTGGAATACTACTATGAATATCTAAAATGTCTGACCAATTTGATGAAGGAAAGCGGAGATAGCGCTAAGTTAGCCGATAAATTTAAACGCTCTTTGGTGCGTTTACGCTCCTTTGGTAAAGCCAACCCAGCGGCCATTTCCAATTCCTTCCGTATTGAGATTCAACAGTATTTAGCTCGCGACCACCTTGGTGAAGCCATTAAATCTTGGCAGCATTGGAATCGTTTAATTGAGTCTGGCCAAGCCTCTCCCCTGAGTGAAGCCCAAGAACACACCCTGAAAAAACGACTTGGCTTGCTTTAA
- a CDS encoding methyl-accepting chemotaxis protein, giving the protein MLYFQISCTLGLLLLLGFGNWQEQIPIAYTAIAAFLSALIVWRGWSEKRVQAKTHIMDTHDLGHMDANIQQVGQRVTKATSRMAIGAAEVSHFVDTLSKDIHLTYEDSEQITQAVDTLSNTGMTLSNNLAHLTQTMTETAQSSHTAQTALSQSAEQINELTNKVQSASDQLARLMKSADDIDSITSVIKGVSEQTNLLALNAAIEAARAGEQGRGFAVVADEVRSLAGKSADASEQISTLLNEVRQNSAGTNHEMQALKTLAEELSSTLLGETDRFIGLTKEVQNASKVLTEVESSSEELGSASSQISGSINRIGQSLQDISKRSDRLSDEAASLSNGAEVVFRELDKVDDNLFFSTLLASAKNAATQIGILLENAIDQNILSKQQIFSRDYQPIEGTNPQKYSTAYDYYSDENFPKIQEAILSQHDEVMFAGAVDVNGYFPTHNKKFSQALTGDYDTDLVNNRTKRIFNDPTGSRCGAHTESFLLQTYKRDTGEILHDLSVPIFVKGEHWGGFRMGFKSNVQEE; this is encoded by the coding sequence ATGTTGTACTTTCAAATTAGCTGTACTCTAGGGCTCTTATTGTTACTTGGTTTTGGTAATTGGCAAGAACAAATTCCCATTGCTTATACGGCGATTGCGGCGTTTTTGTCGGCCTTAATAGTATGGCGTGGATGGTCTGAAAAGCGCGTTCAAGCAAAGACTCATATCATGGATACTCATGATTTAGGTCACATGGATGCAAACATTCAGCAAGTAGGTCAACGAGTCACCAAAGCCACCTCGCGAATGGCGATTGGTGCGGCTGAGGTATCACATTTTGTGGATACGCTCAGTAAAGACATTCATCTAACCTATGAAGACAGTGAGCAAATAACTCAGGCAGTGGATACCCTATCGAATACGGGGATGACCTTGTCAAATAACCTGGCCCATTTAACTCAAACCATGACGGAAACCGCCCAATCCAGTCATACAGCGCAAACTGCTTTATCGCAAAGTGCCGAGCAAATTAATGAATTGACCAACAAGGTACAAAGTGCCAGTGATCAATTGGCTCGCTTGATGAAAAGCGCGGACGACATTGACTCCATTACCAGTGTTATAAAAGGGGTATCGGAACAAACCAATTTATTAGCATTGAATGCGGCGATCGAAGCGGCTCGCGCGGGTGAACAGGGGCGTGGCTTTGCTGTGGTGGCTGATGAAGTTCGGTCGTTGGCGGGAAAAAGCGCCGATGCATCCGAGCAAATCTCTACTCTACTGAATGAGGTTCGACAAAATAGCGCGGGTACCAATCATGAAATGCAGGCCCTAAAAACCTTAGCAGAAGAGTTATCGAGCACCTTATTAGGGGAAACGGATCGCTTCATTGGTTTAACGAAAGAAGTACAAAATGCGTCGAAAGTGTTAACCGAAGTGGAAAGCAGTAGCGAAGAGTTGGGCTCAGCCAGCTCACAAATTAGTGGCTCAATCAATCGTATTGGTCAATCTTTACAAGACATTTCCAAACGCAGTGATCGTTTGTCAGATGAAGCAGCAAGTTTAAGTAATGGTGCCGAAGTGGTGTTTCGTGAATTGGATAAAGTGGATGATAACTTGTTTTTCTCTACTTTGTTGGCCAGTGCTAAGAATGCTGCCACGCAAATTGGCATCTTGTTGGAAAACGCCATTGATCAAAATATTCTCAGTAAACAGCAGATATTTTCTCGTGATTATCAACCTATTGAGGGAACGAATCCGCAAAAATACAGTACTGCCTATGATTATTACAGTGATGAGAACTTTCCCAAGATACAAGAGGCCATATTGTCACAGCATGATGAGGTTATGTTTGCTGGTGCGGTGGACGTAAACGGTTATTTTCCTACCCATAACAAAAAATTTAGTCAGGCTTTGACTGGGGATTACGACACGGATTTGGTCAACAATCGTACCAAACGTATTTTCAATGATCCTACAGGGAGTCGTTGTGGGGCGCACACTGAGAGCTTTTTATTGCAAACCTATAAACGTGATACTGGAGAAATCCTGCACGATTTATCTGTTCCTATCTTTGTTAAAGGTGAACACTGGGGCGGTTTTCGCATGGGCTTTAAGTCGAACGTGCAAGAAGAATAA
- the glgX gene encoding glycogen debranching protein GlgX: MGRYQVSQGQAFPLGASVTQQGVNFAVVSEDATQLHLCLFDDNEQLIESLPFVAKHRGIWHMQVLGLEAGQKYGLRAEGPFDPAKQLLFNPAKLLIDPYAKALTGKLVWHPEQASLDEQLQLDKRDSAHCVPKCIVLPSSIEDSRPPRNSINPQQRVIYELHVKGFTQQLPIEEALKGTYLGVISATAITHLQSLNITTIQLMPCFTFATERHLHKLGLNNYWGYNPVNFFTPEPSYAQEDAIREFRSMIDGLREAGFEVILDVVYNHTAESEIDQSCVSFRGLDNARYYRHQHGEYLNYTGCGNCINTHSPASIRLICDSMRYWVNEMGVDGFRFDLGVDLGRVEHDFSANAPLLQAILQDPVLSQTCLVMEPWDIGPNGYQVGQFPKGFLECNDKYRDTIRRFWRGDQGMIAEFATRIMGSRDCFHKGLKSALNSVNYITYHDGFTLRDLVSYEQRHNLANMEDNRDGHGDNISVNFGVEGPSDDPIVEQQRFNQQICLLASLLLSQGTPHLLGGDELSHSQQGNNNAYCQDNEITWLNWQANKVSQSLQTNLAKLIKLRQTYPILTEVHLADDPLFQHLGTDQVAWLNQQSEEMTEQDWHDANNHYLAMMLTTANLSCRLWLVFYNQATVIRVPVPVSQGQQVPAEALFLSPNAQLKEQQLCLNGASVALIKL; this comes from the coding sequence GTGGGTCGCTATCAAGTCAGTCAGGGACAAGCTTTTCCACTTGGCGCCAGTGTGACACAACAGGGGGTGAACTTTGCCGTGGTATCGGAAGATGCTACTCAGTTGCACCTTTGTTTATTTGACGATAATGAACAACTGATTGAGAGCTTACCTTTTGTTGCCAAGCATCGTGGTATTTGGCACATGCAGGTATTGGGCTTAGAGGCTGGACAAAAATATGGATTGCGTGCTGAAGGCCCTTTCGATCCCGCTAAACAATTACTTTTTAACCCAGCCAAACTATTAATCGATCCTTATGCTAAAGCATTGACGGGCAAATTGGTGTGGCACCCAGAACAAGCCAGCTTAGACGAGCAGTTGCAATTAGATAAAAGGGATTCAGCCCATTGTGTCCCCAAATGCATTGTCTTACCCTCATCAATAGAAGACTCACGTCCGCCACGCAATAGTATCAACCCACAGCAAAGGGTGATTTATGAACTGCACGTCAAAGGTTTTACACAACAACTGCCCATTGAAGAGGCACTAAAAGGTACCTATCTCGGCGTTATATCTGCGACTGCCATTACCCACTTACAAAGCCTTAACATCACCACGATTCAGTTAATGCCTTGCTTCACCTTTGCCACAGAGCGTCACTTACACAAGCTCGGGCTCAATAACTACTGGGGCTATAATCCTGTCAATTTTTTCACACCAGAACCCTCCTATGCTCAAGAGGATGCCATTAGGGAATTTCGAAGCATGATAGATGGCTTAAGGGAAGCCGGTTTTGAGGTAATTTTGGACGTGGTGTACAACCACACGGCGGAAAGCGAGATAGACCAGTCTTGTGTCAGCTTTCGCGGTCTGGACAATGCGCGTTATTACCGTCACCAGCATGGTGAGTATTTGAATTACACCGGCTGCGGTAACTGCATCAACACCCATAGTCCTGCCAGTATTCGACTGATTTGCGACAGCATGCGTTATTGGGTTAATGAAATGGGAGTAGACGGATTTCGTTTTGATCTGGGTGTCGACTTGGGCCGAGTGGAGCACGACTTTAGTGCCAACGCTCCCCTTCTGCAAGCCATTTTGCAAGACCCAGTATTGAGTCAAACCTGTTTGGTTATGGAGCCTTGGGATATAGGTCCGAACGGCTATCAAGTTGGCCAGTTTCCCAAAGGCTTCTTGGAATGCAACGATAAATACCGCGACACAATTCGCCGTTTTTGGCGTGGCGATCAAGGCATGATTGCCGAGTTTGCCACCCGCATCATGGGCTCAAGGGACTGTTTCCATAAAGGCCTAAAAAGCGCTCTCAATTCGGTAAATTACATCACTTACCACGATGGCTTTACCTTGCGAGATTTGGTGTCTTACGAGCAAAGACACAATCTTGCCAATATGGAAGACAACCGCGATGGACACGGGGACAACATCAGTGTGAATTTTGGTGTGGAAGGCCCCAGTGATGACCCTATCGTCGAACAACAACGCTTCAACCAACAAATTTGTTTACTGGCTTCGTTGCTGCTCAGTCAGGGCACACCTCACCTGCTAGGTGGAGACGAACTCAGCCACTCACAACAGGGTAATAACAATGCCTATTGTCAGGACAATGAAATCACTTGGCTCAATTGGCAAGCAAACAAGGTCTCACAGAGCTTGCAAACCAACTTGGCCAAGTTGATTAAGTTACGTCAGACCTACCCTATTCTGACCGAAGTGCATTTAGCAGACGACCCTTTATTTCAGCACTTGGGAACAGACCAAGTAGCTTGGTTAAATCAACAAAGTGAAGAAATGACAGAGCAAGATTGGCATGACGCAAATAACCACTATTTGGCCATGATGTTAACCACGGCAAATTTAAGCTGTCGTTTGTGGCTGGTGTTTTATAACCAAGCCACAGTAATTAGGGTGCCAGTGCCTGTGAGTCAAGGTCAACAAGTACCGGCAGAAGCGCTATTTTTATCCCCTAATGCTCAATTGAAAGAACAACAACTTTGCCTAAACGGTGCCAGTGTGGCATTGATTAAGCTGTAA